The Haloprofundus salinisoli region CCCTACGAAGGAGTGCTATGAGTACCCAGAAGACCGTCCGTCAGCCTGCCGACGAGGTGGAGGAGACAGCGCTTCGTATCGACAAGGACAAAGCCGAACAGATTATCGACGCGCTGAACACCGACCTCGCCAACGCGTACGTCCTCTACCACCAACTGAAGAAACACCACTGGAACGTCGAGGGCGCGGAGTTCCTCGAACTCCACCGCTTCCTCGAGGAGGCGTACGAACACGTCGAAGAAGGCGCGGACATCATCGCCGAGCGCGCACAGGCGCTCGGCGGCGTTCCCGTCGCCGGTCCGTCGAACCAGGAAGAGCGCGCCACCGTCGAGTTCGAAGGCGAGGACGTTTACGACGTCCGCACCTCGCTGGAGAACGACCTCGAAATGTACGGTGACATCATCGAGGACCTGCGCGAGCACATCCAGCTCGCCGGTAACCTCGGCGACCCGGCGACCGAGGAGATCCTTCGGACCATTCTGGTCGAAGTCGAAGAGGACGCCCACCACATCGAGCACTACCTCGAGGACGACACGCTGGTGCTCGAAGAAGCGACGCACTGAGACGAGGGCCCGTCGGCCGACCGGACGATTCTTTTCTTTTTTCACTCCCGCAGCGACGGCCACGCCGCTCGAAGGAGCAAGGTGCGGAGCCGCAGGTCCGTCCGGTGTCCGAGGAACGGTGAGGAGAGACGAAGCGCGGAGGTGACTTCGCCGGAGGGTTCGAGGAAACTACCGCTCGAGAGCGACGGTGAAGTCGGTCGCTATCCAGCCGTCGTTGTTTCCGTCTTCGGTGAATACGGTTCGGTTCTGTGAGGTTTGACACGCCGAAACGGAGAACTCGGGGTCCACCGGGCGGGCGGAGTCGTCGTCGCGGGCGTCGGAAACAGCCATGGTCGTGTTAGGTGAGCCTAAAGCAAAATATGTTTTGGTTGCCCTAAACCGAATTCGGTAGCGAACATCGCCGACCGAGCGGCGGAACGAGGCCGCAGACGCGCCGATAGCGGATTCAGATAGCCAGCCACTCGGTCGAGAGCGATCGGTCGGGGAAGCGCCACCGATGCTCCGGCGTCTCGTCGCAGACTCGAAGTTCGACGACGGCGTCGAAGGACTCTGCGAGTTCGTCGACGAGCGGGTCGTCGCACGGGACCGAGAGGTGGTAGTGTGCCATACCGGAGACTGAGTTGACTCGTCCGCCGACGACGCTGACGAAACGCCGAACCGACTGGACGCCGTTTTCGTCGACGAGCGGCGAAAGCGAGTCGAAGCAGAGTCGGAGTTCGCCGGTGTCGAGCCCACCCGACATCTCGAACGCCGTGATGGCGTCGCCGATGGCCCACGATAGCGACCCGAGGTCGTCGGCTTCGACGTACTCTCTGGAGACCGGGCCACCGAGGCTCGACCCGGAGAGCCCTTCGGTCACCGCCGGACTACGGACCACCGCCGACTGCGAGACGACGCGGACCGAGTCGGTATCCTGCGAGCCGTTTCCGAGGCGCTCGTGGGTGTAGACGCCGTCGGTGAAGACGAACAGTCGTTTCCGCGACTCGGTGAGTGCGTCGCCGAGAAGTCGTCGAGTGAGGGCCTGTCGGGCGTCGAGCGCTGCGGACCCGACGACCAGGATGTTACACCCCCGGCGCTTCAACTCCGAGAGGGTCTGGGTGACGGAATTTTGCCCGGGAGCGTTCATTATTCGAAGAGAGACGACCGTGTGTACAATAAATATTGTGGGTATGACGTACCGACGAGTCGACAGTCGTTTTGTAGATGCCCTCGTAGCACCCACGATGACGGATTCGCTGTTCAGTCCCCTGACTCTTCGCGGGACGCAGATTCCGAACCGTGTGATGGTTTCACCGATGTGTCAGTACTCGTCGCCCGACGGCGTCGCCACCGACTGGCACCGCGTCCACCTCGGGAGCCGAGCGGTGGGCGGGGCCGGTGTCGTGATGACCGAGGCGACGGCCGTCTCGCCGGAGGGGCGCATCTCGCCGGACGACCTCGGCATCTGGACGCAGGAGCAGGCGGACGCGCTCGCGCCCATCGCGTCGTTCATCCGCTCGCAGGGGAGCCAGCCGGCGATTCAGCTAGCTCACGCCGGGCGGAAGGCGAGCACTCATCGGCCGTGGGACGGCGGCGGTCCCGTCGCGCCCGACGAGCGAGGGTGGGAGGTGTACGGACCGACCGACGAACCGTGGCCGCGCGAGGAGTCGTATCCGAAGACGCACGCACTGGACGCCGACGACCTCGAAGCCGTCGTCAACCAGTTCGCAGAAGCCGCAAAGCGCGCGCATCTCGCCGGGTTCGAGATAGCCGAGGTCCACGCGGCCCACGGCTACCTCCTCCACGAGTTCCTCTCGCCGGTCACCAACACCCGCGAGGACGACTACGGCGGCAGTTTCGAGAACCGAACGCGACTCGTCCGCGAGGTCACCTCGGCGGTCCGGACCGTCTGGCCCGACGATAAGCCCGTGTTCGTCCGCATCTCGGCGACCGACTGGTTGCCGGACCGCGAGTCGTGGGACCTCGAACAGTCGGTTCGCCTCGCACCGCTGCTTCGAGAGGTGGGTGCCGACCTCGTCGACGTGAGCTCCGGCGGTGTTCACCCCGACCAACAGATCACGAACACGGGCGCGGGTTACCAGGTCAAGTTCGCCGAGTCCATCCGCGAAGAGAGCGAGATGCCCGTCGGCGCAGTAGGCAAAATCACCGAAGCCGAACAGGCCGACCAGCTGATTCGGAACGAACGCGCCGACCTCGCCGTCGTCGGCCGCGAGTACCTCCGAGACCCCTACTTCACGCTCCACGCGGCCGAAAAACTCGGTGTCGACGTCGACTGGCCGGTGCAGTACCAGCGAGCGAAGCCGCGGTAACCCGCTTCGCACGGAGCGCGGACCGTCCGGGAGTTGCGCCCGACTCGGTTGCGGACAAAGCCTTATTCAGGTCAGGCGACCAACGCGAAGCTATGAGCCGCCGCGACGACGACGACCTCGAAGACCTCCTCGGGGAGTTAGAGGAGACGCTGTCGGAACTCCGATCCGAACTCCGCGAGGAGCGAGCCCCCCGCCGCCGACCCTTCGAACCGCCGACGCCGAGAGATATCCTCCGGTTCACCGAGGAGTACACCATCCCGACGGTCATCTCGACGCTGGAGGCGACGATTCAGGCGCTCGAACTGTTCCAGCGACTGCTGCGCCTGGCCGACCCCGAACGCGCGATACGCGAGGAGAGTCGGACCGCCCGCGAAACGACGCGTCGCCGCGCCGACGACGTGGGTCGCGTCGCCGTCGACGGATTGGAGCGCGCGCTCTCGGAGCTTCAGCGCGCGCTCTCGGAGGCAGACCTCCCCGAGGACGGCGAGTCCCGCGACATCGTCGAAGAGGCCCGTCGGCTCTCCAGAGACATCGAGGACCGCCTCGCCGACAGCCAGCGACGCTCCCGCAACTCGGGACGGCGCGACCGCTCGACGGACGACCGAACGCGGGCGAATCGGGAGCGAGACGGTCGGATGCGGCGAAACGATCGCAACGATGGGCTCAACGACGGAGCGGTCAGAATCGACGTCAGCGACGAGGAGAGCGACGACGCCGACGACGAACACGAGGAGCCCGAAGACCCCGACGACGCGCCGACAGTCGACATCGAGTCGGAACTGGATTCGATTCGTGACGAGGTCGAGCGGGCCGAACGCGGCGAGGAGCCCAAACCCGAGGGTGGAGAGGAGCCGAAAACCGAGGACGACGAGGAGTAGCGACTCGGCACCGAACTGGCGAACAGACGGTGAATCGAAGCGCACGACGGGTCACCGTACTCCCGCCTCGGCCGCCGTGGGCGACTCGTCAGGCTACTCGGGAGGGTGGCCGCCCCTTCTCTCAAAAACGTTCGCGGACGTTCGCGGTCAGCAGCAACAGCAGGGGGAACAGCACGGCGAGCAGGTGTATCGGTTTTCGGTGGTCGATTCGGCACAGCAACCGGCTTCGGCACAGTCGTTCGATGGCACGAGTAGTACTACGCCCGCCGCCGCCATATATTGGACAGTTTAGTGATATAAAGGAGCTTTCCGCGCGGAAACCCGCCGGCTACGTTTACCCGCCGTCGGTGCGTACCGGACCCCAATGACGGACGCGAACGGCGAAGACTGGCAGACGCTCTGGCATCGACTCCACGAGACGCTCGGCGGGAAGTGGGCGTTCCACGTGCTCCGGTTACTCTCCGAACGGGACGCCGGATTCAACGAGATGCGCCGCGAACTCGACGGCGTGACGGCGAAGACGCTCTCGAAACGACTCGGGGAGCTCCGCTGCCACGGCCTCGTCAGTCGGAGCGTCGAGGCGACGTCGCCGCCGCGGACGCGCTACGCGCTGACGCCGGAAGGAGAGCGGTTCGTCTCCGTGCTTCGAGACGTAGAGTCGCTGGTATCGGTCGCCGACTGCGGATGCGGTCGGGAGTGCGAAGTGCTCACCGTCGACGCCGACGCGACGGCGACAGTCTGCACTGAGGGATGCTAACTCAACGAACGGGGCGGAACCGGTAACCGTCCCACTCCTGGCTCTCCTTCTCGCGGATACCGGCGTCGGGGTCGCGGAGTTCCTCGGCGTAGACGGGTTCGACTTCGTCGCCGATCGCCACGTCCGGATTCTCGTCGTCGACGTCGAGTTGGCCGATGGCGCCGACCGGTTCGCCGTCGACGTCGAACTCGACGATAGCCAGCGAGTTCGGCGCGCGGACGCCCGGCGGCGTCGCCGTGCTCGTCGTCCACGTGACGATAGTGGCGGTGTACTCACTCAGGTCGACAGTGTCGACCGGTTGCTCGCCGTCGGGACCGAGCGGGTGCGGCGGGTAGGTGATGCTGCCGTCGGAGTAGCGAGCCGCTTCCATGGGTGGGGTGTCGTCGTGCGCGTCGCGTTCGGTGGTTTCGCTCATCGTTCCGCCTCCAGAATCGTCGTCGTCACGCAGTTACCGAAGCCGCCGACGTTGCAGGCCAGGCCGGTGTCGGCGTCGACCTGTCGGTCCCCGGCGTCGCGCGTGAGCTGTTTGTATATCTCGTACACCTGCGCGACGCCCGACGCGCCGAGGGGGTGGCCCTTCGACTTGAGGCCGCCGGAGGTGTTGATGGGAAGGTCGCCGTCGCGGTCGGTGACGCCCTCCTCGACGGCCTTCCAGCCTTCGCCTTTCTCGAAGAAGCCGAGGTCCTCTGACTGGAGGAACTCGAGGATGGTGAACATGTCGTGCAGTTCCGCCACGTCGACGTCGTCGGGGCCGAGGTCGGCCATCTCGTAGGCGATTTCGCTGGAGTTGGCGACGCCACCCATCGTCGTCGGGTCCGCGCGTTCGTGGACGACGTGGGTGTCCGTCGCGCCGCCGATACCCGAGACGACGGCGTACTCGTCGGTGTACTCGCGGGCGACCGACTCGGGACAGAACATGAGCGCCGCGCTCCCGTCGGTGATGGGGCAGAAGTCGTAGAGTCGAAGCGGGTCGGCGACGACGGGCGACCCGAGGACGGTGTCGAGGTCGACCTCCTTTCTGAACTGCGCGTGGGGGTTGTCGACGCCGTTCTTGTGGTTCTTGACGGCGACCTTCCCGAGGCTCTCGCGCGGCGCGTCGTACTCGTGGAGGTAGAGTCGTGCGGTGAGTCCCGCGAAACTCGGGAGCGTGACGCCGTGTTTGTACTCGACGGGATGGGTGAGCGAGGCGATGACGTCGGTGGATTCGGCCGTCGTCCGGTGGGTCATCTTCTCGCCGCCGACCAAGAGGGTCATCTCGCTCGCGCCGGAGGCGACCGACTGCCAGGCGGCGTAGGTGCCCGCACCGCCCGACGACGAGGTCTGGTCGATACGAGCGGTGTACGCGGGCATCGCCGCGAGGTCGTGCGCGAGGGCGTTCGAGATACCGGTCTGGCCCTCGAACTCGCCGCTGGCCATGTTCGAGACGTAGAGGTGGTCTATCGCGTCCGGTACGACGCCCGCGTCGTCGAGACAGCCCCGCCCGGCCTCCGCGAGCAACTCGCGGATCCAGGCGTCGCGCTGTCCGAACTGGGTCATCGACGCACCGATGATCGCTACGCGTTCCATACCGGACGGGTGCGTGCCACCCGCTTACCGATTTCCCTTCTGGAACGTCGCGCGCGTCTCAAACGGTTTAACCTCCTCGCGGACCGAACGGTCGGTATGCGCACCGCAGACGCCGCCGCCACCGCCGGCACCGTCGTCAGTCTCGTGCTCCTCGTCGTCGTCGCGGTCCCCTACCTCGTCGTCACCAACCCGGCGGCACCGCTGTCGGCGTACTACGCCGCCGGCTCCGTCGGTGCGAACAGCGTCGGGTTCCTCTCGGTCATCGCCGCCGTCGCGTTTCTCTCGGGGACGCGCGGCAACGCCGAACCGGATTTAGTCGCGGGTATCGCCGTCGTCCTCGGGCTCGCAATGGTCGTGCTCTCGCTTCTGTGGGCGACGACCATCGATTCGACGCTGCTGTTCAGCTTCCCGCCGGAAGCCGCGTGGATACAGTACCACCGCTGGGCCGTCGTCGCGCTCTCGGCCGTGGTCGCCGTGGTCGCCGGCGTGTACGCCCGCGAAGTGGTCTGAGTCGAATCGGCGTCCGACCGCCGCGCCGTCACCGTGTTCTCACGAGACGAGAGTCGAAAGGCCCTTAAGCCGGACCGGAGTATTTTGGGGTGGACTAGGTCGGGCAGTTAGGCCCTGCTCTCCTACCCGCCATAGAGTCTTTAGCGGGGACCGAACGTCGGGCGCGTCCGGTCAGACCGGCGCGGGCCCCGGGAGCCAACGTAGAAACCTCGTCCTGCGGGGACAGCGGTTTCGTGGCGCTCGTCCGCAGGGGCGAACCGTCACGATTCATCGGCGGTACTGGGTCAGGCGCGGAAGCGAGCAGCCCACCGTCGGACGTGCGTCGCTCGCTGGATCGCGGGGTGGAGGAGGCAACCGGGATTCCCCGTGCCGGAACGCCGGGCAACCCCGACTGTCCGCACTCATATCTCATATCCACCGTCCCCCGAGCGACCGCATCCGGCGGCCGCCGGCGACGGCGACCGCGTACTATACTCCGGAACCCATAGGTCCGGCTGTTCCTAACGACGAGCCATGAGCGAATCCAGCGCCGACGACGTGGAGGCGCGCTACTACGAAACTGCCGACGAGCGCGTCGTGCGGTTCTCGCGCGAGGGACAGACGGCCGCCATCGCACAGAACGTCGACGGCTACGCGATGTTGAAGGTCCGACCGACCGGCGACAGCGCCGAACTGGAGCGCTACTACGGCTTCGACATGGCGCTCGACCACGCCGCCGAACTGCTCGGCGTCTCGGCGCACGAGCTGCCGGTGCCGGACGACGCCAGCGACATGGGGATGTGAGCGAGTCGAGAACGACCCGAGAGCGGGCGAATCAGCGGCCCCAGTAGAACCGCGGCGCGAGGAACATGTACGCCAGCGCCAGAAAGAGGAGACCGAAGGCGAACCCGCCGCCGAGACGGTGCGGGAACAGAATCGCCAGCGCCTGCACGACGCCCATCACGAGCGCGTCCTGGGTGTGCAGGTCGGGGTACGGAATCGTCGTCACCATCAGGACAGCGAGCAAGGCGGTCAATCCGACGAGCGGGAACGGGTCGGTGAACCCGACGAGCACGCCCGCGGCGAGAACCGTCGCCGCGAGCGTCGTCGGGACGCCGCGCGTCTGGTCGGAGTCGGCGTCGTAGGCGGTGTACATCCCGAGACGAGTGACCGCCAGTACGACGAACAGCGCCGCGACGGCGACGGCGACGACGACGCGCAGAGAGTCGAACCCCCACACCGCGCGGACCGCGGCGACGACGACCATCGCGGGAGCGACGCCGAACGACGCCACGTCGGCCAGCGAGTCGAGGTACGGCCCGGCGTCGGTGCCGCCGTAGCGCCGCGCGAGCACGCCGTCGAGGCCGTCTGCGATGGCGGCCAGCAGAATGAGCCTCGCGGCGAGGCCCGGATAGACGCTGGCGGTGGCGACGGCGAGAAACCCCAGGCCGGCGTTGCCGACGGTGACCACGTCGGCGATACCCAACCGTCCGACGACGAACCGGGGGTGCATAGTTTCGGGGTTGCGGAGGCGCGGTATACGTTTTTTTATCCGTCGTCGGGGCCGCTGATGGCGCGTGCGTCGGCGGGCTGTTCGACGACACGTCCGTCGACGGTTCGACGCGCAGACCACGCCGCCTTTATCCGACCGGTACCGAGGGCAACGTATGAAGCGACGCGCGTTTCTCGCCGCGGTCGGGGCTACCGGACTCACGGCGCTTGCGGGCTGTGGCGGCGTGAGCGGACAGGGGGAGGGCCAAGAGTACGACGTCGGGATGACGGCGGTGGCGTTCGACCCGCCCGAGATCACGGTTTCCGTCGGCGAGGAGGTCGTCTGGCAGAACACGAGTACCCGAGACCACACGGTTACGGCCTACGAAAACTCCATCCCGGCGGAGGCCGACTATTTCGCCAGCGGCGGCTACGAGGACGAACAAGCCGCCCGCGACGCGTGGCGTAACCGAGACAGTGCGATCAACAACGGCGAGACGTTCGCGCACACCTTCGAGGTACCCGGACGGTACGAGTACGTCTGCCTCCCGCACGAGCGAAGCGGGATGGTCGGGACGGTTATCGTCGAGGAGAGTTCGGCCTCCGGGAATCAGTCACAGTCGAGCGATCAGTCGTAGTCGAGCGACGGCTCTGAGGTTCGACTCGGAAAAATTCGTGTTCGCGGCGGGAAGCCGACTCGTTCGGCTTACTCGGCTTCTTCGGCGACTTCTTCGGCCACGTCGGACTCGTCGACGTCGACGGCGGCCTCCTCTTCGGCTTCGACCTCTTCGGGACGCGCCTCCAGCGAGAGCTTCTGGACCTCGACCCGGCGGAGCGGGTAGATGGTCTTCGCCTCGCCGTAGATGGCCGAGGAGAGTCGACCCTCGACGATGCTGTCGATGAGCTGCTCGAAGCTACGGTCCTCGGCGGCCTCGTTGACGAGGTCGATCATGACCCGCCGAATCGCCTGCTCTTGGCTGCGGTCGGCCTTCTTCGTCGTGAACGCCACGGGCTGGACCTGGACGCGGTAGTCGTCGGTCGTCAGGACGGTGACGTTCGCCTCGACTTTCGAGGCGCCGCGGCGAACCAGACTGCGCAGGTAGTCGCGCGTCAGTTCGTGCTGGATGAACTCGGTGTACGCCGAGTCTGAGCCCACGTCGTTGATCTTGAACGTGAGCTTCGTGTTGTTCGCGCCGGCGTCGTCGGTGAGTTCGCCGAGCGTGGTCTCGATGGTGCGTCCGTACACCATCTCCGGTTCCTCAGCGACGGTCTTGCCGAGTTCGGCCCGGTCGAACTGCTCGGGCGCGAGCACGGAGTACCATCGCTTGCCTCGTTTCTGCTTGGATACTGAACGTTCGCTCATGTTGTGTCTCTAGCTGCGTCGATGACGGTCTCTGCGACCGTCAGGTTCACCACGTAGTCGTCGACCGTGGCCTGTAGGCCGCCGGTCGTCTCCCGCTCGATGACGGTGACGATGCGATTTTCACTCACTGTCGTCGTCATCTCGTCGGTGTCGTCGGGGGCGAGCGCGGCGGCGACGAGCGCCGCCTCCTCGTGCGTCGTCTCGACGCGGGCGGTTCGCGCACTCGTCGTCTCACTCATGCGCGAAGCGCCTCCCGGAACGCCGCGGTGAACGGATGTTGGTCTGTCGTCGATGCGTCCGATGTGGTCGGTGCGTCCGTCTCCTCCGTGTCGAAGCGCGCTTCGCCTTCGTCTCCGCGTCCGTAGCCCGCGCCGCCGAGTTCGGCGGCCGCCGTCGCCATCGTCTGGCCCAACTCGCAGGAGTCGATGCTCGCGGCGGCGGCGACGCCGTCGCCGACGACGAGCACGACCGGTTCCGGCGACCGGAAGTCGCGGACCAGTCGCGCAATCGTCGCCACCGCGCCGAGCGAGTCGGCATCCACGCCCGTTCGCACGACGAAACAGTCGGCGAATCTGGCGGTGTCGGCCTCGCGCAGGACGGTGTGGGCTTCGAGCGCGTGGTTGCGCCACGCGTCGAGCGCGGCCCGCCGCGTCGCGTCGGTAGCGTGACCGAGCGCGAGCGCGACGCCGGTTCCGGGGCGTTCCCGGGCGACGGTGCAGAGCACGTCCGCGTAGCCTTCGACCGTCTCGAAGGGGCCGTCCGGCGTCGCGTACGGACGCAGGACGCGGTCGAGCGACTCGACCGCACGCGGCGTCGCGTCGTCGGCCCCTGTCGCGTCGAGCGCGGCGAGGGAGGCGACGCGGCGGTGCGCGTCGGCGTCGAGTTCGGCCGGCAGGCTCGCTTCGGCGAGCATCGCCCGCGCCGCCTCCACGTCGCCGGAGTACGGCGCGGAAAGCAGCGTCGAGTGGGCGAGGCCGTCGGCGATCTCGCCGACCGGCACGCCGACGCCGGGACGTCGCGTCACCCCGGCGGCTTCGGCGGCCGACCGAATCGAGTCGTAGGCGTCGTCGGCGAGCGACTCGCCGGCCGCGGCGACGCCCGCGAGTGCGAGCGTCGAGTCCGGCGTGTCGCCGAGTTCGCGCGCGGTTCGGTACGCCGCGAGCGTCGCCGGCGAGTCGTCACCGGGGACGGCGAGCGACGCCGTCGTCGCGCCGACGGAGACGACGGTATCGTTGTCGTCGACGACCGTCGGATTCGGCCGGAGCTGGACGTGGAACGGAGTGTCGGCGCTCCGCAGCGCACGCGCGAGGATGCCACTCGCGGCCAGCGAGTCGCCGTCGGCGCGCGCGACGACCCGGACGAACGGGGCGTCGGCGAGTGCCGAAGCGACGGCGGCGGGGGCGGTCTCGGCGTTGGCGGAGCGCGCAGTCGACATCTCAGATTATTCGAGGAGTTCGACGGCGACGTCGTAGCTGTAGCGGAACGACGGGTCGAGCGCGTCGCCTCGGTAGTAGTTGACGAGACGGCGAATCTTCGACTCGGTGTTCTGCAGGGCGCGACGGTTCTGGTGGTCCTGCGGGTTGCGTTGGACGTGCTCGCGGAGGCGAATCGCGCGCTGCATCAGGTTCTTGAGGTCCTCGGGAAGGTCGTCCGAGGCGTCGTTCTCGTCGAGAATCTCGGTGATTTTCTTGCCGGTCGCGAGCTTGACGTTCGGGACCGGGGTGCCTTTGACGCCTTCGTCGCGCAGTTTCAGGCCGATGACGCTTGGGTCGTGGCCCTGCTCTGCGAGTTCGACGACGCGCTGTTCGACGTCGTCCGCGTCGACGTCACTCCACTCGGGGGCTTCGTCTGTCGCCGGGCGGTCCGAACCGGACGAGCCGCGGCGACGGGTGTGCATTCGTGCCATAGTTCGAAATTGGAACGGCACTGACCGCAGAAAGCGTGACCGACGGCTGTCGGTGCACTTCCGCAATCCCAAGCCCGGAGAGAGAACCCGGGCGAGTCAGAGTTGCGGCCGTGCTGTTCCCACAGGTGGGTACCCCCCTCGGAGGTTAAACCGTTTCGACTCGTCGCGGTGGACTCGCGGGCGTCGAGGACGCGATGGTCGCCCGACGGCGTGCGGATGTGACGCACGCGCTCTATGAGTCGAAGCCCTTATTACTCGGTCTGAGATACGTGAGAGTGCAGACGAGGGCTCGTAGATCAGTGGTAGATCGTTCCCTTGGCAGGGGAAAGGCCCGGGGTTCAAATCCCCGCGAGTCCATCTTCTTCGGTCGTTTCACTCCCTCAGTCTATGGGCTCGCGTAGTCACACTCACTCGCTTCGCTCGTTCGCGTGACCCCCACGAGTCCACTCGAACTGCTTTCTCGGGGAGCGTTTGACAGTGAGCGCCCCGTTCGAGCAGCGCCCGGGTTTTTGCGACTACTTCGAGTAGTGCACGTCGCAGTTGCCGGAACGGCTGGATTCGCCGGCCACGAACCCGACCGAAAACCGAGTCGGCGACCCGTCGCTACGAGCGGACGAC contains the following coding sequences:
- a CDS encoding 30S ribosomal protein S15 is translated as MARMHTRRRGSSGSDRPATDEAPEWSDVDADDVEQRVVELAEQGHDPSVIGLKLRDEGVKGTPVPNVKLATGKKITEILDENDASDDLPEDLKNLMQRAIRLREHVQRNPQDHQNRRALQNTESKIRRLVNYYRGDALDPSFRYSYDVAVELLE